A region from the Acipenser ruthenus chromosome 13, fAciRut3.2 maternal haplotype, whole genome shotgun sequence genome encodes:
- the LOC117418100 gene encoding growth/differentiation factor 10-like isoform X1, whose translation MKQLKRLTEMATNCAMLVHFILFLANPRLETAASDLLNQRPAVYEASVVDKPFDYHTDMSALAATDQDMVAIHMLKLYNKYNREVNRPRDGNTVRSFKASMEVIDQQPLYHFNLTSVQESEVILATTFHFFFDKRTRHRPFFCKRFKNTSCQLQQFHHFPSVNLIFRSASSNVAVGSLLGNVTVYPNRRGAWQLKDISEIIKGAKKTGDLLITIEFDIGQKFQKYQDPVAPSNLPYILVYANDLAISEPNSVAITLQRYDPFSLNEETTHSPHTSPEARVKRDTYFPDPIKNNELPEVEYSTFKKHDLWESAYMSLKPKTSKKDRRRKGQENSEGLTKSQVLSFDEKTMKKARRRQWNEPRICSRRYLKVDFADVGWSEWIISPKSFDAYYCAGACEFPLPKVLRPSNHATIQSIVKAVGIIPGIPAPCCVPDKINSLSVLFLDENENVILKIYPNMSVETCACR comes from the exons atgaaacaattaaaacGATTAACCGAAATGGCTACTAACTGTGCAATgcttgtgcattttattttatttttggcaaACCCAAGACTCGAAACAGCTGCAAGCGACCTTCTAAATCAGAGACCGGCGGTATACGAAGCCAGTGTCGTTGACAAACCCTTTGATTATCACACTGACATGTCAGCACTTGCTGCCACAGACCAGGACATGGTAGCTATTCACATGCTTAaactttataataaatataatagagAAGTTAATCGACCAAGGGACGGCAATACAGTACGCAGCTTCAAGGCAAGCATGG aagtCATAGATCAGCAGCCCTTGTATCATTTTAATTTGACTTCCGTTCAAGAATCAGAAGTCATTCTTGCCACTACGTTTCACTTCTTCTTTGACAAACGCACAAGACACAGACCGTTTTTCTGCAAACGCTTCAAAAACACATCCTGTCAGCTCCAACAGTTCCATCACTTTCCTTCAGTGAACTTGATCTTCAGAAGTGCTTCCTCAAATGTGGCTGTTGGATCCTTGCTGGGGAACGTCACTGTTTACCCCAATAGGAGGGGAGCCTGGCAGTTAAAGGATATATCAGAGATAATAAAAGGAGCAAAGAAAACTGGGGACCTCTTGATAACAATTGAATTTGATATTGGACAAAAGTTCCAAAAGTATCAAGATCCTGTAGCACCTTCAAACCTACCATACATTCTTGTATATGCCAATGACCTGGCAATATCAGAACCAAACAGTGTTGCGATAACATTGCAGAGGTATGACCCTTTCTCCCTAAATGAGGAAACAACCCATTCTCCCCACACCTCCCCTGAAGCCCGTGTTAAAAGAGATACCTATTTTCCAGATCCCATCAAAAATAATGAACTCCCAGAAGTAgaatacagtacttttaaaaaacATGACTTGTGGGAAAGTGCTTACATGTCCCTGAAACCAAAAACTTCTAAAAAGGACAGACGGAGAAAGGGACAGGAGAACAGTGAAGGATTGACTAAGTCACAGGTTCTAAGCTTTGATGAGAAGACCATGAAAAAAGCTAGAAGGAGACAATGGAATGAACCTCGAATCTGCTCCAGGAGGTACCTCAAAGTAGACTTTGCGGATGTTGGCTGGAGTGAGTGGATCATATCTCCAAAATCATTTGATGCCTACTACTGCGCAGGGGCTTGTGAATTTCCACTGCCAAAG GTGCTTCGCCCCTCCAATCATGCTACAATCCAGAGCATTGTGAAGGCAGTGGGAATCATTCCTGGCATCCCAGCGCCCTGCTGCGTTCCTGACAAAATTAACTCGCTAAGTGTCCTGTTCTTGGACGAGAACGAGAATGTGATATTGAAGATTTACCCTAACATGTCCGTGGAGACCTGTGCATGTCGATAG
- the LOC117417649 gene encoding growth/differentiation factor 2-like gives MAATLNYILPLWMIVLVFVGSARCKPVNSKTSGVQKQLQISEDESTVEEDIHIDLNPFLENMKQEFLRSLNLSRVPHEHNKADPPQFMLELYNRYTTDKSSMPQSNIARSFNVKDATMSKGTASEKQHLLLFNISIPSHEEITMAELRLYTFLENDTNDVQARIKVYDVENNKDGSTLHFLASKDVNKKQNSWETFEVTKAIKRWVKSSQTTNTLQVQIDRTGGMPLEGGGLDVSVSFKNSSPVLIIFSDDLRNEKKEDELKEMILHEEESVFLAEGNMNYDEDKPPSRRKRSTKPDFCQRRSLRVDFKEIGWDWIVAPKEYEAYECKGVCSYPLGDNLTPSKHALVQTLVHLKNPKKTAKPCCVPTKLDSISILYYDEKGQPTFQYKYEGMQVAKCGCR, from the exons ATGGCGGCGACACTGAACTACATACTCCCACTGTGGATGATAGTTCTGGTCTTCGTTGGCTCTGCAAGGTGTAAACCGGTGAATAGTAAAACGAGTGGAGTCCAGAAGCAACTCCAGATCTCCGAGGATGAGAGCACCGTGGAGGAGGACATTCATATTGACCTGAACCCGTTTCTAGAAAACATGAAACAAGAGTTTCTGCGGAGTCTGAATTTATCCAGAGTGCCACATGAGCACAACAAAGCCGATCCTCCTCAGTTCATGCTTGAATTGTACAACAGGTATACAACCGATAAGTCCTCAATGCCACAGTCTAATATTGCTCGGAGCTTCAATGTCAAAG ATGCTACGATGTCAAAGGGAACAGCTAGTGAAAAGCAACACTTGCTTCTATTCAACATTTCCATTCCAAGCCACGAGGAGATCACCATGGCTGAGCTGCGGTTATATACTTTCCTTGAAAATGATACAAATGATGTCCAGGCCAGAATAAAAGTGTATGACGTGGAGAATAATAAAGACGGGTCAACGCTCCATTTTCTTGCATCCAAAGAtgtcaacaaaaaacaaaattccTGGGAAACTTTTGAAGTCACTAAGGCTATCAAGCGATGGGTAAAATCTAGCCAAACCACAAACACACTTCAAGTACAAATTGATCGCACGGGTGGCATGCCTTTGGAAGGCGGGGGTTTAGATGTCAGTGTCAGCTTTAAAAATAGCTCCCCAGTGTTAATAATTTTTTCAGACGAtcttagaaatgaaaaaaaagaagatgaacttaaagaaatgATCCTTCACGAAGAAGAAAGTGTGTTTTTGGCAGAGGGTAATATGAATTACGATGAAGATAAGCCCCCATCTAGGAGAAAAAGAAGTACAAAGCCTGACTTTTGCCAAAGAAGATCTCTTCGGGTTGATTTTAAAGAGATTGGTTGGGACTGGATAGTGGCACCAAAAGAATATGAAGCATATGAATGTAAGGGAGTCTGCTCCTATCCCTTGGGTGATAATCTCACCCCTTCCAAGCATGCCCTTGTCCAGACCCTAGTGCATCTTAAAAATCCCAAGAAAACTGCAAAACCGTGTTGTGTTCCAACCAAACTGGATTCCATCTCAATCCTATACTATGATGAAAAAGGGCAGCCAACCTTTCAATACAAATACGAAGGGATGCAGGTTGCCAAGTGTGGGTGTAGGTAG
- the LOC117418100 gene encoding growth/differentiation factor 10-like isoform X2 — protein sequence MKQLKRLTEMATNCAMLVHFILFLANPRLETAASDLLNQRPAVYEASVVDKPFDYHTDMSALAATDQDMVAIHMLKLYNKYNREVNRPRDGNTVRSFKASMVIDQQPLYHFNLTSVQESEVILATTFHFFFDKRTRHRPFFCKRFKNTSCQLQQFHHFPSVNLIFRSASSNVAVGSLLGNVTVYPNRRGAWQLKDISEIIKGAKKTGDLLITIEFDIGQKFQKYQDPVAPSNLPYILVYANDLAISEPNSVAITLQRYDPFSLNEETTHSPHTSPEARVKRDTYFPDPIKNNELPEVEYSTFKKHDLWESAYMSLKPKTSKKDRRRKGQENSEGLTKSQVLSFDEKTMKKARRRQWNEPRICSRRYLKVDFADVGWSEWIISPKSFDAYYCAGACEFPLPKVLRPSNHATIQSIVKAVGIIPGIPAPCCVPDKINSLSVLFLDENENVILKIYPNMSVETCACR from the exons atgaaacaattaaaacGATTAACCGAAATGGCTACTAACTGTGCAATgcttgtgcattttattttatttttggcaaACCCAAGACTCGAAACAGCTGCAAGCGACCTTCTAAATCAGAGACCGGCGGTATACGAAGCCAGTGTCGTTGACAAACCCTTTGATTATCACACTGACATGTCAGCACTTGCTGCCACAGACCAGGACATGGTAGCTATTCACATGCTTAaactttataataaatataatagagAAGTTAATCGACCAAGGGACGGCAATACAGTACGCAGCTTCAAGGCAAGCATGG tCATAGATCAGCAGCCCTTGTATCATTTTAATTTGACTTCCGTTCAAGAATCAGAAGTCATTCTTGCCACTACGTTTCACTTCTTCTTTGACAAACGCACAAGACACAGACCGTTTTTCTGCAAACGCTTCAAAAACACATCCTGTCAGCTCCAACAGTTCCATCACTTTCCTTCAGTGAACTTGATCTTCAGAAGTGCTTCCTCAAATGTGGCTGTTGGATCCTTGCTGGGGAACGTCACTGTTTACCCCAATAGGAGGGGAGCCTGGCAGTTAAAGGATATATCAGAGATAATAAAAGGAGCAAAGAAAACTGGGGACCTCTTGATAACAATTGAATTTGATATTGGACAAAAGTTCCAAAAGTATCAAGATCCTGTAGCACCTTCAAACCTACCATACATTCTTGTATATGCCAATGACCTGGCAATATCAGAACCAAACAGTGTTGCGATAACATTGCAGAGGTATGACCCTTTCTCCCTAAATGAGGAAACAACCCATTCTCCCCACACCTCCCCTGAAGCCCGTGTTAAAAGAGATACCTATTTTCCAGATCCCATCAAAAATAATGAACTCCCAGAAGTAgaatacagtacttttaaaaaacATGACTTGTGGGAAAGTGCTTACATGTCCCTGAAACCAAAAACTTCTAAAAAGGACAGACGGAGAAAGGGACAGGAGAACAGTGAAGGATTGACTAAGTCACAGGTTCTAAGCTTTGATGAGAAGACCATGAAAAAAGCTAGAAGGAGACAATGGAATGAACCTCGAATCTGCTCCAGGAGGTACCTCAAAGTAGACTTTGCGGATGTTGGCTGGAGTGAGTGGATCATATCTCCAAAATCATTTGATGCCTACTACTGCGCAGGGGCTTGTGAATTTCCACTGCCAAAG GTGCTTCGCCCCTCCAATCATGCTACAATCCAGAGCATTGTGAAGGCAGTGGGAATCATTCCTGGCATCCCAGCGCCCTGCTGCGTTCCTGACAAAATTAACTCGCTAAGTGTCCTGTTCTTGGACGAGAACGAGAATGTGATATTGAAGATTTACCCTAACATGTCCGTGGAGACCTGTGCATGTCGATAG